From Clostridia bacterium, one genomic window encodes:
- a CDS encoding NusG domain II-containing protein: protein MVKKGDAVLVISIAFLVISGFIGMNILDKSSKHRIAEIIHNNEVIRTIDLSSVTKPEKIKIPGQYDEVVAVEKGRIRFEEATCPDLVCVARGWLTKVGDSAVCIPNRTMIRIKGVNEELDAVTY from the coding sequence ATGGTGAAAAAAGGTGATGCAGTACTGGTAATATCTATTGCCTTTCTGGTAATATCAGGTTTTATCGGGATGAATATTCTGGATAAAAGCAGTAAGCACAGAATTGCGGAAATCATCCACAATAACGAAGTTATCCGCACAATAGACCTGAGTAGTGTCACAAAACCGGAAAAAATTAAGATTCCGGGACAGTATGATGAGGTTGTGGCGGTTGAAAAAGGCAGAATCAGGTTTGAAGAAGCTACATGCCCTGATCTGGTTTGCGTGGCAAGAGGTTGGTTGACGAAAGTAGGAGATTCGGCTGTCTGTATTCCTAACCGTACAATGATAAGGATAAAGGGAGTCAACGAAGAACTTGATGCGGTCACATACTAG
- a CDS encoding Gx transporter family protein has product MKNTKKLVLLAIMVSQALVLSLVESWIPVPTFVYGIKLGLANIVTLVVIVFFGFKDALLVVLVRCALAALFGGGFVVFLFSITGGILSTIVMSFLFKKLSKVFSLIGISIAGAVTHNLGQIIIAILVMKTLSVAAYLPVLLVSGVVMGCFVGLCSSFLCTVLRRNNVINQ; this is encoded by the coding sequence GTGAAAAATACAAAGAAGCTTGTACTACTGGCTATTATGGTATCACAGGCACTAGTACTGTCCCTGGTCGAGTCGTGGATACCGGTACCGACTTTTGTTTACGGTATCAAACTTGGACTTGCAAATATTGTCACACTGGTGGTTATAGTGTTTTTCGGATTTAAGGATGCACTGCTGGTGGTATTGGTAAGATGTGCCCTAGCAGCCTTATTTGGAGGCGGATTTGTAGTTTTTCTATTCAGTATAACAGGTGGGATACTAAGTACTATAGTTATGTCGTTTTTATTCAAAAAATTATCAAAGGTTTTTAGTTTGATTGGCATAAGTATTGCCGGTGCCGTCACTCATAATCTCGGACAGATAATAATTGCAATTCTGGTGATGAAAACCTTATCTGTAGCAGCATACCTGCCTGTTCTTCTTGTATCAGGGGTAGTAATGGGATGTTTCGTAGGATTGTGCAGCAGCTTTTTATGTACCGTACTAAGAAGGAATAATGTTATCAATCAGTAA
- a CDS encoding polyprenyl synthetase family protein codes for MWAEYPEVEKELEVVEKYIRDNIRSRNKLLNSIVTELVDAGGKRLRPAFVIIASKFGKYNPKKSIPMAGAFEILHTATLVHDDIIDHAKYRRSKKTVSHRYGSDIAIYTGDFLFTKAVLMLSRDIPTDQMEIVARAIKVICEGEVDQYQDRYNVNSSVMSYLKRINRKTAVLFSTACAVGAYLSKCPAKVVRNLARFGFCYGMAFQIKDDLKDFLSDEKSEGKPVGHDILKGIFTLPAIYAINKNSEVRAFIKRLTDKKENIEDTELIELYGLIRKEDGIRYTGEILDRYITRGMTALDNIPDNRYKKILRELLNELAL; via the coding sequence TTGTGGGCGGAGTATCCGGAAGTAGAGAAAGAACTGGAAGTTGTAGAGAAATATATCAGGGATAATATTCGTTCAAGAAACAAGCTGTTGAATTCCATAGTGACTGAACTTGTCGATGCAGGTGGAAAAAGGCTAAGACCGGCTTTTGTCATTATTGCTTCCAAGTTTGGCAAGTATAATCCCAAAAAGTCTATTCCCATGGCAGGAGCTTTCGAGATATTGCATACAGCGACGTTGGTACATGATGATATCATTGACCATGCAAAATACAGACGTAGTAAAAAGACGGTTTCACACAGGTATGGCAGCGATATTGCAATCTATACCGGCGATTTCCTTTTTACAAAAGCTGTTCTGATGCTGTCCAGGGATATACCCACAGATCAAATGGAGATTGTTGCAAGAGCCATTAAGGTTATTTGTGAGGGGGAAGTAGACCAATACCAGGACAGATATAATGTTAATTCGTCGGTCATGTCCTATTTGAAAAGAATTAACAGGAAAACAGCCGTATTGTTTAGCACTGCTTGTGCCGTAGGAGCATATTTATCCAAGTGCCCTGCAAAGGTTGTCAGAAATCTGGCCAGATTTGGCTTTTGTTATGGAATGGCTTTTCAGATTAAGGATGATCTGAAGGATTTCCTTTCTGATGAAAAAAGCGAAGGGAAGCCGGTAGGACATGATATTTTAAAGGGGATATTTACCTTGCCTGCCATATATGCAATCAATAAGAACAGTGAAGTAAGAGCTTTCATAAAGAGGTTGACAGATAAAAAAGAGAATATAGAAGATACGGAATTGATTGAACTTTACGGCTTAATAAGAAAGGAAGATGGGATTAGGTATACGGGAGAAATCCTGGACAGGTATATTACCAGGGGAATGACGGCCTTGGACAATATTCCCGATAACAGATACAAAAAAATACTGAGGGAACTTTTAAATGAGCTAGCCCTGTAA
- the priA gene encoding primosomal protein N', with the protein MYKVASVIISNSTREFDKEYDYSIPLGFEGKIIPGQRVIVPFGKANSSREAYVVDTFFREETKNLKEIKKIIDEKPVLSKQMLKLAGWIKERYICTYSDAIKCMLPPGIGVKSNRVVRMVKDDNCLKGNLRKMLDELGQMGGECEYEELKRRIDSKSYNKYIRQLEESGCIELTEEFTAKVSDKTVRVAFLALPREEVIEEIESNRIQRIQQVRILEMLLDNEFIAVADIVRFAGVSASVLDTLKKYGYIGYRDIVINRDPLKHRTIESTSPLCPTPQQDAVIGRISEVIEAGSFGEFLVHGVTGSGKTEVYLQLIQRCLEKGKQAVVLVPEISLTPQMVERFKGRFGSDVAVLHSRLSLGERYDQWKLIKGGRIKVAVGARSAVFAPFEDLGMIIVDEEHESSYKSETTPKYNAKEVARERCIQHSAVIVYGSATPSVDAYFNAIGRNWGSEEGIGLLEMTDRANRMNMPSVDIVDMRKELEDGNRSLFSRRLLEEIEKNIAAKQQTILFLNRRGYSSFVLCRSCGYTVICPNCNISLTYHSHDERLICHYCGFTTRNPEVCPKCRSNYIRHFGTGTQRVEDEISKQFPGCSVIRMDMDTTSCKNSHESILRTFREQNINILIGTQMIAKGHDFPNVTLVGVLAADSLLNTGDYRASERTFQLLTQVAGRAGRGEIPGRVVIQSYNIEDFSILTACRHDYKGFYNQEIKIRESLNYPPFSNIAVVMLSGLYDRAVFNKAKEVRENIRALGAEKDNGILVLGPSRAPISKINNKYRWRIILKSKDMDKLIGMLSEVSDRFYKKRNKINIDMSVDINPTSML; encoded by the coding sequence ATGTATAAGGTTGCATCGGTTATAATCAGCAATTCAACACGGGAGTTTGATAAAGAATACGACTATAGTATACCACTGGGTTTCGAGGGGAAAATTATACCGGGACAGAGGGTTATTGTACCTTTCGGTAAAGCTAACAGCTCTCGTGAGGCTTATGTTGTTGATACATTTTTCAGGGAAGAAACAAAAAACCTGAAAGAAATAAAAAAGATCATTGATGAAAAACCTGTTCTTAGCAAACAGATGCTGAAATTGGCAGGATGGATAAAAGAAAGGTATATTTGTACGTACAGTGATGCAATAAAATGTATGCTGCCACCGGGTATAGGTGTCAAAAGCAATCGTGTCGTCAGAATGGTTAAAGATGACAACTGCCTGAAAGGCAATCTCAGAAAGATGCTGGATGAACTCGGACAAATGGGAGGAGAATGCGAATATGAAGAACTTAAAAGAAGAATTGACTCGAAGAGCTATAATAAATATATAAGGCAGCTGGAAGAATCGGGATGCATTGAACTTACTGAAGAATTCACCGCCAAAGTAAGTGATAAAACCGTAAGAGTTGCATTTCTTGCACTCCCAAGAGAAGAGGTCATTGAAGAGATTGAAAGCAACAGGATACAAAGAATCCAGCAGGTTAGGATCCTTGAGATGCTGCTCGATAATGAATTTATTGCCGTAGCCGACATTGTAAGGTTTGCAGGAGTATCTGCAAGTGTACTGGATACTTTAAAAAAGTATGGGTACATCGGGTATAGGGATATAGTAATAAACAGGGACCCGTTGAAGCACAGAACGATTGAAAGTACAAGTCCGCTATGTCCAACTCCGCAGCAAGATGCAGTAATCGGGAGAATCAGCGAGGTGATAGAAGCCGGCAGCTTTGGAGAGTTTTTAGTACATGGAGTCACAGGAAGCGGAAAAACCGAGGTATACCTTCAGTTGATCCAGAGATGTCTGGAAAAGGGAAAGCAGGCTGTAGTCCTGGTGCCGGAAATATCACTGACACCACAAATGGTCGAACGTTTTAAAGGCAGGTTTGGAAGTGATGTGGCAGTACTTCACAGCAGATTATCTTTGGGTGAACGGTACGATCAATGGAAGCTGATAAAGGGAGGACGGATAAAGGTTGCAGTAGGGGCCAGATCTGCCGTTTTTGCGCCTTTTGAAGATTTAGGCATGATAATCGTCGATGAAGAGCATGAGAGCTCATATAAATCTGAAACAACCCCGAAGTATAATGCAAAAGAGGTTGCTCGAGAAAGATGCATTCAACATAGTGCTGTTATAGTTTACGGCTCGGCAACACCTTCGGTGGATGCCTATTTCAATGCTATAGGCAGGAATTGGGGCTCAGAAGAAGGTATAGGACTGCTTGAAATGACTGACAGGGCAAACAGGATGAATATGCCGTCTGTTGATATAGTTGATATGAGAAAAGAGCTGGAAGATGGAAATAGGTCGTTATTCAGCAGGAGGCTGCTTGAAGAGATAGAAAAAAATATTGCTGCAAAACAGCAGACGATACTGTTTCTAAACAGAAGGGGTTATTCTTCCTTCGTACTATGCAGGAGCTGCGGCTATACGGTTATTTGCCCCAACTGCAATATATCTTTGACATACCACTCACATGATGAAAGACTAATTTGTCATTACTGCGGATTCACTACAAGAAATCCTGAAGTTTGTCCCAAGTGCCGGAGTAACTATATAAGGCATTTCGGTACAGGCACCCAAAGGGTTGAGGATGAGATCAGCAAACAGTTTCCCGGGTGCTCTGTAATTAGGATGGATATGGACACCACAAGCTGCAAGAACTCACATGAAAGTATACTTCGTACTTTCCGCGAACAAAACATAAATATTTTGATAGGTACACAGATGATAGCCAAGGGGCATGATTTCCCTAATGTAACATTGGTAGGAGTGCTTGCGGCAGACAGTCTGCTGAACACAGGGGATTACAGAGCTTCCGAAAGGACATTTCAGTTGCTGACTCAGGTTGCAGGGCGTGCCGGGAGGGGAGAAATCCCCGGAAGAGTCGTCATTCAAAGCTATAATATAGAGGATTTCAGCATACTTACAGCATGCAGGCATGACTATAAGGGGTTTTACAATCAGGAAATCAAGATAAGGGAAAGTTTGAATTACCCGCCTTTTTCAAATATAGCTGTGGTAATGTTAAGTGGCTTGTACGACAGGGCTGTTTTTAATAAAGCAAAGGAAGTCAGAGAAAATATTAGGGCACTTGGAGCGGAAAAAGACAATGGGATACTTGTTCTTGGCCCTTCAAGAGCACCAATATCTAAGATAAATAATAAGTACCGGTGGAGGATTATATTAAAGAGTAAGGATATGGATAAACTTATAGGTATGCTGAGTGAAGTATCTGATAGATTTTATAAGAAAAGAAACAAGATAAATATAGATATGAGTGTAGATATTAATCCGACCTCTATGCTATAA
- the def gene encoding peptide deformylase, which translates to MAVRSIRTDGDEVLRKVCKVVDTIDNRVLTLLDDMAETMYKADGVGLAAPQIGILKRIAVIDVGEGLIELINPKIISESGEQLEVEGCLSIPNVQGEVKRPEKVVVEALDRQGEKFVIEGTGLLAIALCHEIDHLDGVLFKDKVVRFINKEDLANRK; encoded by the coding sequence ATGGCAGTAAGAAGTATAAGGACAGACGGTGATGAAGTTTTAAGAAAGGTTTGTAAAGTGGTTGATACAATAGATAACAGAGTACTTACTCTGTTGGATGATATGGCGGAAACCATGTATAAGGCTGACGGGGTGGGTCTGGCAGCGCCACAGATCGGCATACTGAAAAGAATTGCTGTAATCGATGTAGGTGAAGGATTGATAGAACTGATAAATCCGAAGATCATAAGTGAATCAGGCGAACAACTGGAAGTAGAAGGCTGCTTAAGCATACCGAATGTACAAGGTGAAGTGAAAAGACCTGAGAAAGTGGTTGTTGAAGCACTTGACAGACAAGGAGAGAAATTTGTTATAGAAGGAACTGGGCTCCTTGCAATAGCTTTATGCCATGAAATCGACCACCTTGACGGTGTATTGTTCAAGGATAAAGTAGTCAGGTTTATTAACAAAGAGGATTTGGCAAATAGAAAATAA
- the fmt gene encoding methionyl-tRNA formyltransferase, with protein sequence MRIVFMGTPEFAVPSLEMLVNEGYEVVAVVTQPDKPKGRGNKLAAPPTKEYALKNNIKVFQPVKVKTPEFAKELEDLKPDLLVTVAYGRILPQNVLDIPPLGCINVHGSLLPKYRGAAPIQWSIINGENVTGITTMYTDIGMDTGDMLLKSGIKITDDMTAGELHDKLSVIGAQVLRDTLKKLEDGTLERIPQINEEATYAPMMQKETGLINWTKSSKEIHNLVRGTNPWPGAYTFFGGERVRVWKTEVSDDSTAGQKPGTIQEVGKNGLIVFTGRGLIKILEIQLDSGKRMKVGDYIRGHKLDLGEVLG encoded by the coding sequence ATGAGAATAGTCTTTATGGGAACTCCGGAATTTGCAGTTCCGAGTCTGGAAATGCTTGTTAATGAAGGTTATGAGGTTGTTGCAGTTGTGACGCAGCCTGATAAACCGAAGGGAAGAGGCAATAAACTTGCTGCTCCGCCTACTAAGGAGTATGCTCTTAAGAATAATATAAAAGTTTTTCAGCCTGTAAAGGTGAAAACACCAGAATTTGCAAAGGAACTGGAAGATTTGAAACCTGATTTGCTGGTAACGGTAGCTTATGGCAGAATACTACCCCAAAATGTACTCGATATACCTCCATTGGGCTGTATCAACGTACATGGTTCGCTTTTGCCGAAGTACAGGGGAGCAGCTCCGATACAATGGTCAATAATAAACGGTGAGAATGTTACCGGTATAACAACTATGTATACCGATATCGGAATGGATACCGGAGATATGTTACTAAAAAGCGGAATAAAAATTACTGATGATATGACGGCCGGTGAACTCCATGACAAACTTTCAGTTATTGGAGCCCAGGTACTTAGGGATACACTCAAAAAACTGGAAGACGGTACTTTGGAGAGGATACCTCAAATTAACGAAGAAGCTACATACGCGCCTATGATGCAGAAAGAGACAGGTCTGATTAACTGGACAAAATCCTCAAAAGAAATACACAACCTTGTAAGAGGTACAAATCCATGGCCTGGAGCATATACCTTTTTTGGTGGTGAGAGGGTGAGAGTGTGGAAAACAGAAGTATCAGATGACTCTACAGCCGGTCAAAAACCTGGAACGATTCAAGAAGTTGGGAAAAACGGTTTGATTGTATTTACGGGGAGGGGTCTGATAAAGATACTGGAAATTCAGCTTGATTCCGGGAAGAGGATGAAGGTTGGAGACTATATTCGTGGTCATAAATTAGATTTGGGTGAGGTACTTGGATAA
- a CDS encoding DUF116 domain-containing protein — MGLKALMPSVIYIAGIFSGNKDTIRQLYIELNNMIVRKSQNRKYKPEEILVILPHCLQNSDCGYKVAGDISKCKRCGRCCIGEIAKATEELGVKTEIVTGGTAARNIVNTKKPKVLLSVACERDLTSGISDISGIPVFGIINDRPNGPCIDTKVNTSLVISTLNNMLEQSKKVPQDELLH, encoded by the coding sequence ATGGGACTGAAGGCGCTTATGCCTTCTGTTATTTATATTGCGGGAATTTTTAGCGGTAATAAAGATACTATAAGACAGTTGTATATTGAATTGAATAATATGATTGTACGCAAGTCCCAAAACAGAAAATATAAACCTGAAGAGATACTTGTTATACTCCCTCATTGCTTACAGAATTCTGATTGTGGATACAAGGTGGCAGGAGATATTTCCAAATGTAAAAGATGCGGAAGATGCTGTATTGGGGAAATTGCCAAAGCTACTGAAGAATTGGGAGTTAAAACTGAGATTGTAACAGGTGGGACTGCAGCAAGAAATATAGTAAATACCAAAAAACCGAAAGTCCTGCTTTCTGTTGCCTGTGAAAGAGATCTGACAAGCGGGATATCTGATATAAGCGGTATTCCTGTGTTCGGTATTATAAACGACAGACCGAACGGGCCTTGTATAGATACAAAAGTAAATACAAGTTTGGTTATAAGTACATTGAATAATATGCTGGAGCAAAGTAAGAAGGTTCCGCAAGACGAGCTGTTACACTGA
- a CDS encoding zinc metallopeptidase, producing MFGYGLDPYIILVIPAFLFSLYAQFKVKSTFNKYRRIGNTRGLTGADIARSLLDRNGLYHVAVEPVRGELTDHYDPRTKVVRLSETVYSSTSVAAIGVAAHETGHAIQHKLGYGPLALRSTLVPAAGIGSSIGPTLAVVGLVFGSDLMLYGGIILFTIAVAFYLVTLPVEFNASTRAIKSLETTGLLSIGEIGPARKVLNAAAMTYVASAAVAIASLLRLVLLANSRSRD from the coding sequence ATGTTTGGGTATGGTCTTGATCCATATATAATTCTTGTAATACCTGCTTTTTTGTTCTCCTTATATGCCCAGTTCAAGGTTAAGAGTACATTCAATAAATATAGAAGGATAGGTAATACAAGAGGTTTAACAGGCGCAGATATTGCAAGAAGCCTACTCGATAGAAACGGGTTGTACCATGTTGCTGTAGAACCGGTAAGAGGTGAATTGACAGACCATTATGATCCAAGAACAAAAGTGGTCAGGCTGTCAGAAACAGTTTATTCCAGTACTTCAGTAGCAGCTATTGGTGTTGCTGCTCACGAAACAGGGCATGCAATACAACACAAGCTGGGGTATGGGCCGCTTGCTTTAAGAAGCACTTTGGTCCCTGCAGCCGGAATAGGTTCATCCATAGGACCTACACTCGCAGTAGTAGGTCTGGTATTTGGCTCTGACTTAATGTTGTATGGGGGAATAATCCTGTTTACTATAGCTGTTGCTTTCTACCTGGTTACTCTTCCTGTGGAATTCAACGCAAGTACCAGAGCTATAAAATCCCTTGAGACTACAGGTCTTTTAAGTATAGGAGAAATCGGACCGGCAAGAAAGGTTCTAAATGCTGCAGCCATGACATACGTGGCTTCAGCGGCGGTTGCCATAGCAAGTTTGCTGAGACTGGTACTTCTGGCAAACAGCAGAAGTAGGGACTGA
- the rsmB gene encoding 16S rRNA (cytosine(967)-C(5))-methyltransferase RsmB, with the protein MVVDFARETALKIIYEVNEKGAYSNITLNKYLESAEIRSIDRSFITELVYGTLKWKLSIDWIIEQFSSVKLKKISPWILNILRLGVYQLMYTDKIPESAACNESVTLSKRFGHAASSRYVNGVLRNIARNKKSINYPDPEKDKIKYLAVRYSHPEWLVDEWLNLFGAEFTESLLVSNNSVPDLTVRVNTLKVSKEQLLEGLKNEGMECQNGKYADEAVIINNPSALTRLETFSNGWFQVQDESSMLVGKILDPKPGELVMDVCSAPGGKSTHIAELMQNKGVIVSRDIHEHKIKMISDAARRLGIEIIKADIFDASELDSTYVEKADRVLVDAPCTGLGIIRRKPDIKWARNLGDTKEIVKLQEKILDVSSQYVKPGGALVYSTCTIVPEENEHMVKSFLKKNDKFALADIADLLPDKLRKPDSNKGFVQLYPNVDGIDGFFIAKLVRVK; encoded by the coding sequence ATGGTAGTAGATTTTGCAAGGGAGACGGCTCTAAAAATTATATACGAAGTAAATGAAAAAGGTGCCTACTCCAATATAACGTTGAATAAATATCTGGAAAGTGCTGAAATTAGGAGTATTGACAGGAGTTTTATTACTGAACTTGTCTATGGAACACTGAAGTGGAAATTGTCCATTGACTGGATTATTGAACAATTTTCTAGCGTGAAGCTTAAAAAGATTTCTCCATGGATACTGAATATATTAAGGCTTGGAGTTTATCAGCTGATGTATACCGATAAAATACCGGAATCTGCTGCATGCAATGAAAGTGTAACCCTGTCCAAAAGATTTGGACATGCAGCTTCCAGCAGATATGTAAACGGTGTGCTCAGAAATATTGCACGGAACAAAAAAAGTATTAACTATCCCGATCCGGAGAAAGACAAGATAAAATATCTGGCAGTCAGGTACTCTCATCCCGAATGGCTGGTTGATGAGTGGCTGAATTTGTTTGGTGCCGAGTTTACAGAGAGTCTTTTAGTCAGTAATAACAGTGTTCCCGATTTGACAGTCCGTGTGAACACTTTGAAGGTTTCGAAGGAACAACTGCTTGAAGGCCTGAAAAATGAAGGCATGGAATGCCAAAACGGAAAATATGCAGATGAGGCTGTCATAATAAACAACCCTTCGGCATTGACCAGACTGGAGACCTTTAGTAACGGATGGTTCCAGGTTCAGGATGAAAGCTCCATGCTTGTAGGAAAAATTCTTGATCCGAAACCCGGTGAATTGGTAATGGATGTGTGTAGTGCTCCCGGAGGAAAGTCTACACACATTGCCGAGCTTATGCAAAATAAAGGTGTGATTGTTTCAAGGGATATTCATGAGCACAAAATTAAGATGATTAGTGATGCTGCAAGACGGCTGGGAATAGAAATAATCAAGGCGGATATTTTTGATGCATCCGAGCTGGACAGTACTTATGTTGAAAAAGCAGACAGAGTATTGGTTGATGCACCCTGTACCGGTTTGGGAATTATCAGACGAAAACCTGATATAAAATGGGCTAGAAATCTGGGGGATACAAAGGAAATCGTGAAGCTGCAGGAAAAGATACTGGATGTCTCCAGTCAATATGTAAAACCAGGGGGGGCGTTAGTATACAGCACATGTACTATCGTTCCGGAAGAGAATGAACATATGGTGAAAAGCTTTCTCAAGAAAAATGATAAATTTGCTCTTGCTGATATAGCCGATCTGCTTCCTGACAAATTGAGAAAACCGGATTCCAATAAGGGTTTTGTCCAACTGTATCCTAATGTGGACGGTATTGACGGATTTTTTATTGCAAAGCTCGTAAGGGTGAAATAG
- the rlmN gene encoding 23S rRNA (adenine(2503)-C(2))-methyltransferase RlmN yields MEGRINLLDCSIEELERLLTEMGQQRFRAKQIFQWLHKGVTEIDSMSNLSKELREALKEKAYISMLKVHQKLVSEIDGTIKYLFELDDRNVIESVLMEYKHGYTACISSQIGCRMGCRFCASTGIGFDRHLTAGELLGQILTIQTDTGKRIGNIVMMGIGEPLDNYENVLKFLRLVNHQEGINIGFRHISISTCGLVPEILKLSKENIPITLSISLHAPNDEIRENIMPINKKYSIDKIIEACKIYTEATKRRITFEYALIQGINDSRDNACELAKRIKGILCHVNLIPVNTVTGIDMRKSNRKQIEQFRSVLENNGIEATVRRELGSDINAACGQLRRSRTNS; encoded by the coding sequence ATGGAAGGGAGAATAAACCTTCTTGACTGTTCAATTGAAGAACTTGAAAGGTTACTGACAGAAATGGGTCAACAGAGATTCAGGGCAAAACAGATTTTTCAGTGGTTACATAAGGGTGTAACAGAAATTGACAGTATGTCAAACCTTTCAAAGGAATTAAGAGAAGCGTTAAAGGAAAAAGCGTATATTAGCATGTTGAAAGTGCATCAAAAGCTTGTATCGGAAATAGATGGCACGATAAAATATCTTTTCGAGCTTGACGACAGAAATGTTATCGAAAGTGTACTGATGGAGTATAAACACGGTTATACTGCCTGTATATCTTCACAAATAGGATGCCGTATGGGTTGCAGGTTTTGCGCGTCGACAGGTATAGGTTTTGACAGGCACCTGACTGCAGGAGAACTTTTGGGGCAGATTTTGACCATACAGACTGATACCGGAAAAAGGATCGGCAATATAGTTATGATGGGTATTGGCGAACCTCTGGATAATTATGAAAATGTCCTTAAATTTTTGAGGCTGGTAAACCATCAGGAAGGAATAAATATTGGATTCAGACACATTTCGATTTCAACATGCGGTCTTGTTCCGGAAATACTGAAGCTATCAAAGGAAAATATTCCTATTACCCTGTCTATTTCTCTTCACGCGCCAAACGACGAGATACGGGAAAATATTATGCCTATAAATAAAAAGTACTCTATTGACAAAATAATTGAAGCATGTAAGATATATACAGAGGCGACAAAGAGGAGAATAACCTTTGAATACGCATTGATTCAGGGTATTAATGATTCCAGGGATAACGCCTGTGAACTGGCAAAAAGGATAAAAGGCATATTATGCCATGTCAATCTTATTCCAGTGAACACGGTCACAGGGATTGATATGAGAAAGAGTAACAGGAAGCAGATAGAACAGTTCAGGTCTGTTTTGGAGAATAATGGCATAGAAGCAACTGTAAGACGCGAACTAGGAAGTGATATTAATGCAGCATGCGGGCAGCTCAGAAGAAGCCGTACAAACAGTTAA
- a CDS encoding Stp1/IreP family PP2C-type Ser/Thr phosphatase, protein MIFLRFGVKSDKGMVREINEDSYNIIAGYSEIPVAFIIADGMGGHNSGEIASKMAVEYISNSVMNISKDFENSDIAETIKGFMEKANADVYKASQEHEDNFGMGTTLITALVYQKKMYIGHVGDSRVYLIRENRIERLTTDHSFIEELIKSGTLTREEAENHPKKNIITRALGCSEDIQVDTYIADIMSDDTFILCTDGLSNMLDDDEIMEIVKANDEPAAVCEKLVDAANKNGGEDNITVILIKND, encoded by the coding sequence GTGATATTTTTGCGATTTGGGGTTAAAAGTGACAAGGGAATGGTAAGAGAGATAAATGAAGATAGCTACAACATTATTGCAGGCTACTCCGAGATACCTGTTGCCTTTATTATTGCCGATGGCATGGGGGGACATAATTCCGGCGAAATAGCAAGTAAAATGGCTGTAGAATATATCAGTAACAGTGTCATGAATATCTCTAAAGATTTTGAGAATTCCGATATTGCCGAAACAATTAAAGGATTTATGGAGAAGGCAAATGCAGATGTATATAAAGCTTCACAGGAGCATGAAGATAATTTTGGAATGGGTACAACCCTCATTACAGCACTTGTATATCAGAAGAAGATGTATATTGGTCATGTAGGTGACAGCAGGGTATACCTGATCAGAGAAAACAGAATAGAGCGTTTAACTACAGACCACTCTTTTATAGAAGAATTAATCAAAAGCGGAACATTAACAAGAGAAGAAGCGGAAAATCACCCCAAAAAAAATATTATTACAAGAGCGCTTGGATGTTCTGAAGATATACAGGTAGATACTTATATAGCCGACATAATGAGTGATGATACTTTTATTTTGTGTACAGACGGACTTTCAAACATGTTGGATGATGACGAAATAATGGAAATAGTAAAAGCTAACGATGAACCTGCTGCAGTATGTGAGAAACTGGTGGATGCAGCTAATAAAAATGGCGGTGAAGATAATATTACTGTTATTTTGATTAAGAACGATTAA